The segment AGGAAGTAAGCACAATTTGTTTGGAGAAGCACAACATATAATgctttattaaaagaaatcatATACAGTAAACATAAGAAATGTGCTACCAATTGAATTATCAAGaacttcaacaacaacaaaaaagtctGATTATAACAAAGTTGACTTTGATGTGTAAAACCTTGtcgctttttaatttttaattaattttttttttaagtactcaCTTCCTGATAACAAAAAAGTCTACACAAGAAacagttatatttatttttattttttctataggTGGCTGATGGCTTTCTGTTTGTAGTAGGTTGTGATAGAGGCCGGATACTGTATGTATCTGAGTCAGTGAAAGATATTCTCATGTATTCACAGGTTAGTTAGACCAGACATTTACTTACACACTGACATAGAATAATAGATTCATTTTTAAAGTAGCCAGTCTCTAATTTTTCTTTACCAACTTGAAAACATATTACAttctatactttaaaaaaaaatttaaactgtGAGATGAAATTAAATAGACTATCAAAATATACTGAAATTCAGGAGAATGCAGTATTTGACAAGGCTATGCCgagcctacatattttgccacatccaacaCAGACAAAGCTGTAATGtgctattaaatatttaaatacaggAGTAAGTGGACTCTAAACTTTCCTACCCACTTAATTGTCTGAACTttgcttcacttttttttatagaacttAGGTGATAATTAGGGAGTAATCAAGCATTCACCAAGTGAATCTAAGTACACAAAGTTTGGGTTTTATGTATATTTGCATTTATCCCTAGAAatcaaaatcttttattttttagtctGATTTAATAGGTCAAAGCTTGTTTGATATATTACACCCTCGTGACATCAGTAAAGTCAAAGAACAGCTGTCCTCATCAGACCTGACACCAAGAGAACGACTTATTGATGCCAAAAGTAAGATAaactgatttattttttttttactgcctaGTAGGCTACCACTGATAGAGTTTTCttgtgttttgtttcatttgttcacatggacaaaaatattttcatttcaaaatgctGTGTCTCTTGATTCTTTGTATTTGATGTTACTTTCATCTGAAAGAGGagattggtcttttttttttgtttgtttcatttcatgaATCATTGCATTGTTTAAGTTTCAAATTAGagattacaatttttaaatagccaatatttattttatttttattgggaCTCACAACTTCACTACATTGGTagagatttttgttttcacaattCTTACTctgatttttttattgtaactatTTAGCTAAAGTATCTTGAAATTCCACTATTCAAAACTATACTGTATGTAGAGCAAGGGAGGGTACTAGGTGGCTGAGAGACAGTGATGCCTAAGGGAACTAACCACTCTACTTGGCTATGATTAAAAGATTGGGTTTCATTGActtcttttatttcaaaatcaaattAACAAGAGGCATCAAGTGTTCAGCtattggaaacaaaaaaattgttgtgtagtatacataaataaaaaaataacagaaaataattacatatacaacgcgcaatttttaaaaaagtcagaACTTTTTATTATATAGAGCAACAAAATTACATCTTGTAAAGAGGCAACTTGCACATTACAACTGTATTGAGACCCGAACTAAATGTAACTATTActgaataaaaatgtaaatgtaattgAGTGATCAAATGCTtaactttttaatttaacatttcAGCCATGTTACCAGTAAAAACTGATTACCCTCAGAAACCAACACACCTGTGTTCAGGTGCCAGGCGGTCATTTTTCTGCCACATGAAATCTGCTGGTAAAGTTTCTGCTGACCTCCTAGCATCCATCAGAGTCAAGAAAGAGCTGATGGAGACATCCTACCATCGGAAGAGGAAATCAGGTAAGttaatactctttttttttcaagttaataTCCTGAGAATGTTAGAAtattaaacaaatacaattttctACTTCTGAATAGTTTAGAACATTACCAGCTCTCAAGACATTATAGTTATGTGACAATGGCTCCCCCCTTCACTCTTTGCCTCCTTTGATGTTCATTTGGGGATTGGGGCAAAGTGTGAGCAAAGCCAAGCCTCATTGAGCAAAGCTAAGCCTCATTGAGCAAAGCTAAGCCTCGTTGAGCAAAGCCAAGCCTCATTGAGCAAAGCCAAGCCTCATTGAGCAAAGCCAAGCCTCATTGAGCAAAGCCAAGCCTCATCTTCTCTTTTTCATGTCTTTGTCTACACCCTTTCACAAAATGcctgtaaaaaaacactcaatgAACTAGaagtcatttatcaatatttacTTCTTATTACTGTGTATTTGTAAATGTGTAAGGctttcattttaatgttcattaTTATAGTAAAAACTTGTCTGTAGCTTTGTTTTAAGGAGTTCcaaattattaacattttatttgaaaGTACAAGAGTTATCTAAGTCTCTGTTCAGAATTGTCTAAATCTATTGTAAGAATTGTCTAAATCTATagtaaataacttttaaaactatGTTTCTTCCAGAAAGAAAGAATTTTAAAGTGATACACTGCACTGGATATCTGAAGTCTTGGAGCAAAGCTAAAATAGGTCTTGATGAGGATACTGAGGCTGACAATGACTGCTCCATATTGAACTGCCTGGTAGCCATTGGTCGTGAGCAGCCGACGTGTAGTCAATACTTGAATGAAGAGAGCAGCAATATAAAGGTCAGGGCCATGGAGTATACATCCAGGCATAATGTGGATGGCAAGTTTACTTATGTGGATGAGAGGTGAGCTGGATATTATCAAAATAAGAACAGACAACAGAACATTGTACTCAGCTTGACCCTTTTATGCATGATTAAAATTCAActatgattgattttatttttaaatatttgataaagtatttaaatagtaagaatagaaataatattctagcacttattttttttaattagtgaaCTAATTAAAAAGTTAGTGAATTGGTGCAAAGATTAGTGAACTATTACAGAAGTTAGTGAACTATTACAACAGTTAGTGAACTGATATGAAAGTTAGCAGACTAATACAAAAAGTTAGTGAACTGTACAAAAGTTAGTGAACTGTACAAAAGTTAGTGAACTAATACCAATGTTAGTGAACTAGTAGTAAAGTTAGTGAACTGGTAAAAAATTTTGGTTGCTATGTTGGATATTTTTTATGCTATAAAATCTTCTGTTTTTTGTAAGTATTTatatagctcagtggctaacctGTTGGCCTTTCATCATGGAGGCTCAAGACCCCCAGTTCAAATTCCGAcagcaaatttttaaaaatagtttttgtaaAAGCAGTACAGAAACCTCCCAGATGCACCATCCGCAACTGTTCCACTAAAGAGATTGAGCCATAGCGCACTTAGCATTCTATAAGCATGAGAGTTGTGCCTATCaaaaacaatcaataaaaatatttccaattacATACATTTCTTTTCTCTAGTCaagatcaattaaaaataaattttatgatTAATTCAAAATAACTGATGTAATCTTGCTCAATATaaatctttgtgttttttttaaagtatttttttatattttacttatttttttatttctaagaaATTGGTTTCATTTGATCTAATGATTTAAGAACATGAAATATTATCTAAAAGCTATATTCTATAGTTtctgtggtttttttttgtaagatccAATCTACTGTCTTCCACAGGGCGACTGTTATTCTTGGTTACTTACCTCAGGAACTGTTAGGTACCTCAGTGTATGAATATTATCATCAAGATGATATCCCAACCTTAGGTCAAGTTCATAGAAAAGGTAcacattcttttttgtttagtttgtgtTAGACCTGTCCCCAACTGTAGTGTTGTCAGTGTCTATTAGAAAAGGATTTGATGTAACAAGCTTTACAGATTTgtagtcttttgttttttagtgtTGTTTAAATGTTCTAGATTTTGGTcacaaaataaataagataggcctacatatgtgTATACGTATAGCATGTGTTCATGTTATGCTCTCTGCTATACTACTACTCTGCTGAGTACATACATCTCATTCCCTGCTTGAATGAGTTGTCTTCTCATCTTGAATGAGTTGTCTTCTCATCTTGAATGAGTTGACCTTTGTGCTTGAATGGGTTTTTCTAAATGCTGAAATGAAGTTGTCCCCCATCGTAAAGAAGTTGTCCCCCATTCTTGATTATCTTCCATGCTTAAATAAGTTCTCTTACTATGCTAAATCTGATTCTTGCTTGTGTGTTTCAGTGTTATGTGTTTACAATATTGTTGgtttgaacaaaatttttttctttcaatcaaTCAATTTCATGCTCTGGTAAAACCATGTTCTTACACACATTGATTCACTTTTCAGTGTTGACGGCTAAAGATAAAATAGAGACAGATGTTTACaggtttaaattaaaaagtggAAAATTCTTACATTTAAAATCTCGGTGCTTTGGCTTCAGGAATCCATGGACAAAGGAAGTGGAATATATTGTCTCAACCAATACAGTTGTACAGTAAGTGATAGAGCTGTCTGAAATAGTGCATTACTCTAGCATTGTAGGACTCCCCAGTCTAAAACCTTATTATTAGTCTAAAAAGTATTCCCGGAAAATAACATACTGTAAGctatattgttttcatttttttttagtgacctGATTGTTAGATAGtaattagattattattattattagatagtaATTTGGTTaggataaattaaaatttagttttaggATATATTAATATTGAGTTAGgaagaattaatatttagttaggataaattcatatttagtttttttgtgatgaattaaatatttaattagagTTAATTAATGTCTGGTTGGGGGAATAAATATCTTGTATGAGTGAATTCATATTTAGTTATAATATCTGGTTAGAGTGaattattatttagtttggatAAATTAATATGGTTGGGGTGAATTAATATTTAGCTCGGATAAATTGGCTAAAGTCCATCTGACTGTGAAATCAGagggtttttaaaaattttaatgccTGTGTAAGAGACATGCATTTAGCACAATAGAAACTGTGTTGTTATGGGAGTGTCTTTATTTtagtagggttagggttagtgtaTGATACAAAGGGAGGGCAGTTGTGTTGATAACACAGAACTCTAATCCCAATTCCATCAGCTGAACATAAAGTGGTAatggctggctgcctggtcatgtggtatgcactggactgttgttcagtCGTCTTGATGGTGCCAGGTTCATCACTTGCCAGCTGGCAATCCTCCATCCTCATGCAGGAGGTTTGAGCTAGGCAGCAggttatcttcaactctgaatgaacatgtaaaacattttacaaacattttaatgaaataaatttagttgTTTCTCTGAATAATTGATTTATGTACAAAAGTCTTAAAGTTTTTTTTGGATTTTACTTTTACTGGACATTTCAGGCTTCACATCTACTAGTtgggtatctgacatttgtTATGGGAATCCAAGGTAGACCATATGTTATAGTagacctcaacactgacctgcgacgttgCAACCTGTGGGTAGTGGAGACCAAATATTCATTGCCACGTTGCACAGACCTGTGACATGGCAACAAACTATTGGTCTTCACTGCCCACAGAATGCAACATTGCaagtcagtgtttaggccttctattACAATTGGTCTTGATCTAAGTCAATATGTCATTGTACTGGATAGATAACATCTCTGTCTATCCTAGATCACTTTATCATATTTTAACATCAGAACTCAACATTCTCTGTAAAACAAtgcttatttttctttttgtaacttTCAGAATGCAAGAAGTCACAAGTTCTGGTCAGATATTTGAAACAACTTTAACTTTACCTGAAGATAGCAACGAATTTCAAACATTAGAAATGATAGGTGAGTAACAGAATCTACTGTATGATAATAAGGATAACTGGCTGGTTGTGCTGTATGTGTGCTGACCTGTTGCAgtcgtcttgatggtcccaggttcatatcctgcccgctgccatccccccaTCAACCTTAGGATGgttaggatgtagattatctcaactctgaaggaacatttttacaatatcttgggatttgtaaaagaaaaaaaaagaaaatcttactTTTATAAACACTGGCTTTTGTGAAAGGTCTTTggttaaattattaaaacaggCAAAATTGTAAACCCTAATCTTTATGCcgacattttaaattaaaatataaggaTTGTCATAAGTGCTTTGTGAGTGTCCAAAAAGAAAATCAGACTAAAGGTCCTTGAGATCCTTGGCAAAGTAAAGTATTTCTCCAGAGGCCAGGAATGAGAGATTGGCTCTTCACCAATCACTGAAACACATCTCTTTTGTGGAATGATGGTTTCTTGAAATGCTGTCTGGTCGCAAGGCCAGAGGCTGAGAGCCACAAGTGAGTTCTTTTTATTCCTACATTATCCTCGGCCTCTTTCAGTCttagaacgactatggctcatctcgcACACTGCTTCTTGTGGCTGTGGagtcctattttggagagactcccgtccacaaatattgcaggttaaggtggcttttgcttcggtggtagaggagctggccatttttcgcattgtccatttttcttccagggctgaggcccatgttctttcactatccatagctttcttggtcactgtttctctccatctggtgcggtctaaagctatgtcttcccaatggtcagtattgatgttcactgatttgaggtcctgttttattacatctatgtaatggaGGTGGTGGCGACcggtttttcttgagccagtctcatgttgtccatagaggatgactttcgggatgcgtttgtcctccatccggcgaacatgtccaagccagcgcaagcggcgttgtctgagagctgtaaagatgctggaaaTACCTGTTCatgcaaggatctcagtattgcacactttttctttccaagtgattttcaagatcctacggagacatcgcaaatggaatgagttaagttttctctcttgctttgcgtaggtggtccatgattcactaccatacagtagtgtactcataacgcatgccttgtaggctttcattttggtcactgtagtgagcttctggttttcccaaaacCTCTTgacctgagtctagcgaaggtcgaggcagccttccctatgcatttttttatctcctcttctagagacaggtcatcttgaattgtgaatcccagatagcagaattcatttatggcatccagcttgttatcATCTATGAGGATCAAGGGTGGCgatgtagcaggtggtcccataacatttgttttctttgtgctaataGTTAAGTCATACTccttacaggcctgagagaagcgggacattagtaactgaagttcctcttgtgAGTATGCCTCCACCACTGCGTCATCTGTGAAGAGCATATCTCTTATGAGGGTTAATCTGGTTTTAGTTTTGGTCCTCAGTCGAGCAACATTTAGAAGTTTGCCGTCGAATCTTGAATGAAGATAtatgccttcggtggatttgtcaaacgcgtggTGGATTAGCATTGAGaagagtattccaaagagggttggaGCCAGggcacatccttgtttgactccGCTGTTTATATTGAAATTTTCGGAGCAGGCGCCATTGAACTGtactgtacccatcatattttggtggaaagagacaaagatgtTTAGTAGCTTGGGTGGACGGCCTATTAACTGTAAGGTTTTAATGAAAACTTACCGGACATAGAAGATGCTAGAAAATGTTTTCAGTTAGCTGGAGaaatgtacaaaaataaaaacttatttcCTTAAACCTTTAGTTTTATTAGCAGGTGTTCTCTGGTTTCTTCCTCACCACTTGCAATGTAATGTGAACAGTGAAAGCCCACTTGTTTTTGTCTTCTTTCAAGGTAACTATTTCTTCAGGTGAACATTTCCACCAGAGTGCCACTCTGAAGCCTGGAGAATACTTTGGGTCTTATGTCCAGCCAACTCTACTATTATATCTGACGTTATTTGTAAGATGTCAAGGAAGCTAATTTTTAGTTACAGAAACAGGGAAACCAGAGAACATCTGCTAATAAAACTGAAGGTTTAAGggaataagtttttatttttgtacatttCTCCAGCTAACTGAAAACATTTTCCTTTACGTTTAAATGTTCTTACTGGAATAATGGAAacctttagaaacaaaatagttatttggcttttctttttaattctttctGTTGAGAAAACAAGACATTGGTCAGCCATTAAGTTTTTGGTAACAatgtctattatttttttatgtggttTTGTGTCAAAGATATTTCTAAAAGCATCACACATAGCAAagaaaaatcaattaatttccTTCAGAGTTCCGATCCAGTTGAAGCCCATCAAGTTACATTAGTGTGGCTTTAATCAGTTTATGTGGATGTAATCAGCTGTTCATAATGCATTTCTTTGCAATGTCTGATACTGCAGACATTTTAGCTAATTTTTGGATTCCCTATATTATCTGTTTATGTTGAAATATAAACTAAATAGAATGTAGAATCTTTTGTTTTGCTGTTTTTAGATCCTGCCTCTAGTTCTAAAACAACTGTTGCAAGTATACCAGGAATTTTAGGTGGGACTTTACCTGGTGCTGGCAGGATTGGGAAACAGATTGCTGATGAGTGCATGGAACAGTTGAGGTGAGTTGGTAGCTAATTAGAATAGAGAGTGTAAGATACTACCTACAAGTATTTTGAAGATACTatctaaaaagtattttatgtaCTTGTAAATATCAATAGATTTGAAGTAAAAAATGAGAGAACAACTGCCTGCTACTTCAGGACTTTCAGTTAGGGACAAATGTATTTTCTCAGTGTTTATTAACCTGTGTTCAACACATCACAATGATGCACTAACTGGTTGTTTTCTATGTCTCTCAACCCTACAGATTTCTCAACCCTACCATAGATTTATTAAACAACACAACTCCCCAACAACACAATTAAGAATATTAGTCATAAAACATGATCTATAATTCAGAGATGAATACCTAAATTTGAAAATCACTGGCTTGCATCATTAGAACATTATGCCATAAAAACATTAATTGCAAGTCTTTTCCTATTCTACTTCTATAGGTCTCTTTTTAAGGAACTTAATTTTAATGAatttattaaatctagattataaaacAATGATTGTGCTTAAAATCTCTTGAGCATCATTATGTCAGGATGTTTGGCTGAGTAGCAAAAACCTCTTTGAATTCTGATATAGACCAGGgattttgtatttgatttgaCTCAAGCTGAGCTCTGTTAACTGAGCACATAAAAGCAGCTTGGAAACTCTCTCCATTTACCTGTTTCTTCACATATCCACAGAATAGATTGAACTAAAGCACCATGGGCATGCTTTAGCAGCAGAGAGGCACTACAAAAGCAATAATACTAATGTGTACACTTTCTCTTAACAGTAAGACACCAGTAACGCCAGCTGACAGCAGTAATACAGGGAGCCAACAGCAAGGAACACCAGCAGCAGCCAATAACTCTGGCTTCAAGCTGCCCAGCTCCAACTACACCTCATCCTCCTCTGTGGTGGCCAACACTTCAGGTCTGCACTATGGCAACACTTTAAGTGACACAAGTActagcaacaacaacaataataacaatgcCTCACAGATACCATCAGGTAAGAGAGCTGTACATATCTACCCTGATTCTGACATACTACTAAAGTCTTATATCAGTACATTCATAGGATTTTATACTAGACATTTATGCCTTGATAAAGGATTTaagtttatgtatatatttataaaggaGGCaaggtggccgagtggtaaagcacttggcttccaaatcagAGGgacctgggttcaaatcctggtgaagacttttgGGTGAATCTGACTCTACccaacactaatgggtacctgacattagttgggaaaagtaaaggcagttggtcattgtgctggcaacaAGACACCCTCTTAAActgtgggctacagaaacagatgacatttacatcaatcacaatgtctgaaagggttactttattttactttcttatatattattttaaaaagttatagaaaGTTTCTACATATGTTCTTGTATTAATCTTGTCTGTCATGTACATTATAATTCAGTTTTTGCATTAAGTGCAGttaatatctattaaaaattagcatttaaaatatattatataattatattaattataccCAAGTTCGTTTGTTAGCCAAATTTTCAGACACACAATAAATACCATcagtaaatatttatatt is part of the Biomphalaria glabrata chromosome 10, xgBioGlab47.1, whole genome shotgun sequence genome and harbors:
- the LOC106079856 gene encoding basic helix-loop-helix ARNT-like protein 1 isoform X2: MATGMERKRKNSNTSIDAFESDDEDDLQGKGGQSSSCADISDVDARHPGMSPVTRQNHSEIEKRRRDKMNTYITELSALIPMCSAMNRKLDKLTVLRMAVQHISSVKGSSKVCSAASEKPSYISEDDLKQLTLKVADGFLFVVGCDRGRILYVSESVKDILMYSQSDLIGQSLFDILHPRDISKVKEQLSSSDLTPRERLIDAKTMLPVKTDYPQKPTHLCSGARRSFFCHMKSAGKVSADLLASIRVKKELMETSYHRKRKSERKNFKVIHCTGYLKSWSKAKIGLDEDTEADNDCSILNCLVAIGREQPTCSQYLNEESSNIKVRAMEYTSRHNVDGKFTYVDERATVILGYLPQELLGTSVYEYYHQDDIPTLGQVHRKVLTAKDKIETDVYRFKLKSGKFLHLKSRCFGFRNPWTKEVEYIVSTNTVVQMQEVTSSGQIFETTLTLPEDSNEFQTLEMIDPASSSKTTVASIPGILGGTLPGAGRIGKQIADECMEQLSKTPVTPADSSNTGSQQQGTPAAANNSGFKLPSSNYTSSSSVVANTSGLHYGNTLSDTSTSNNNNNNNASQIPSAYMSSSASHFDAKLAPPSGSSHWLDVSHVEHSGNGISHYHHSQSDDSSTEGSLIQSVMQEQTMDNIQNPGNDANDEAALAFLMSLLEADAGLGGPVDFNDLPWPL
- the LOC106079856 gene encoding basic helix-loop-helix ARNT-like protein 1 isoform X1; the protein is MICVLHGYVTNASVFLTIVEVLFLSFFFSNQDFSDYIVSISGADPASRQANNGNTVAPPATISPPAAATAPSPLPHGLLQTSAAKLRGTIAPHTFTTAILPQPPLPMATGMERKRKNSNTSIDAFESDDEDDLQGKGGQSSSCADISDVDARHPGMSPVTRQNHSEIEKRRRDKMNTYITELSALIPMCSAMNRKLDKLTVLRMAVQHISSVKGSSKVCSAASEKPSYISEDDLKQLTLKVADGFLFVVGCDRGRILYVSESVKDILMYSQSDLIGQSLFDILHPRDISKVKEQLSSSDLTPRERLIDAKTMLPVKTDYPQKPTHLCSGARRSFFCHMKSAGKVSADLLASIRVKKELMETSYHRKRKSERKNFKVIHCTGYLKSWSKAKIGLDEDTEADNDCSILNCLVAIGREQPTCSQYLNEESSNIKVRAMEYTSRHNVDGKFTYVDERATVILGYLPQELLGTSVYEYYHQDDIPTLGQVHRKVLTAKDKIETDVYRFKLKSGKFLHLKSRCFGFRNPWTKEVEYIVSTNTVVQMQEVTSSGQIFETTLTLPEDSNEFQTLEMIDPASSSKTTVASIPGILGGTLPGAGRIGKQIADECMEQLSKTPVTPADSSNTGSQQQGTPAAANNSGFKLPSSNYTSSSSVVANTSGLHYGNTLSDTSTSNNNNNNNASQIPSAYMSSSASHFDAKLAPPSGSSHWLDVSHVEHSGNGISHYHHSQSDDSSTEGSLIQSVMQEQTMDNIQNPGNDANDEAALAFLMSLLEADAGLGGPVDFNDLPWPL